In the Ruminococcus sp. OA3 genome, one interval contains:
- a CDS encoding AraC family transcriptional regulator, producing MMIYHSDAVQNRQISKTKYVRALQARHPFSSGTQFHRHRIRNTFDFHLLDFWRGVYYDIIIIYHDKTLKCSQILSKYIQAQVITMSETQNPFINSINLNADTDFPYLVLDVVNEQSYPRNPGFQVMHWHEDLQFIYVLEGEIEVKTLDITVRVGAGSGIFINKSVVHLIRKNRSCHYNSFIFPDYFLKFYFGSPAKDYVESIVEKEQLPIYSFSKETESCRTVLATLKRLSKLEQNKTQFYVYEVLVLLVTLWLEVRKNIKSPTVKQDTVIYARMQKFLQYIERHCGEDISLDLLAGSANVSKSECLRCFKSTLQTTPYRYLTEYRLSKAAELLKHTDEPVGSIAECVGFHQISYFGKCFKEKTGFSPRDYRNQKYQPDDSFVGK from the coding sequence ATGATGATCTACCATTCTGATGCCGTGCAGAATCGCCAGATCTCCAAAACTAAATATGTTCGGGCGCTGCAGGCAAGACATCCTTTTTCTTCAGGTACGCAATTTCATCGTCACCGTATTCGAAATACATTCGACTTTCACCTCCTTGACTTCTGGCGTGGTGTTTATTATGATATTATCATAATTTATCACGATAAAACATTGAAATGTAGCCAAATACTATCAAAATATATCCAAGCTCAGGTGATCACCATGTCAGAGACACAAAATCCGTTTATCAATTCAATCAATCTGAATGCAGACACAGATTTTCCCTATCTTGTCCTGGATGTTGTAAACGAGCAGAGTTATCCTCGTAATCCGGGATTTCAGGTTATGCATTGGCATGAAGATCTGCAGTTTATCTATGTGCTTGAAGGCGAGATAGAAGTAAAAACATTAGATATAACTGTTCGGGTGGGCGCAGGAAGCGGAATATTCATAAATAAAAGTGTCGTTCATCTTATACGGAAAAACAGATCGTGTCACTATAACAGTTTTATCTTTCCAGATTATTTTCTCAAATTCTATTTTGGCAGTCCCGCAAAGGATTACGTAGAAAGCATCGTGGAAAAAGAGCAATTGCCCATATATTCTTTTTCAAAGGAAACCGAATCCTGCAGGACAGTTTTAGCTACGCTGAAAAGGTTGTCAAAACTCGAACAAAACAAAACGCAGTTTTATGTTTATGAGGTTCTTGTTCTACTAGTGACTCTCTGGCTCGAGGTGCGGAAAAACATTAAGTCTCCGACAGTAAAACAAGATACCGTCATCTATGCCCGAATGCAGAAATTTTTGCAATATATCGAACGGCACTGCGGTGAGGATATTTCTTTAGACCTTTTGGCAGGCAGTGCAAATGTCAGTAAATCAGAGTGTTTGCGCTGTTTTAAGTCGACTCTGCAAACCACGCCATATAGATATCTGACAGAGTATCGCCTGTCAAAAGCGGCGGAACTGTTGAAACATACCGACGAGCCCGTCGGCAGCATTGCTGAATGTGTAGGATTTCATCAAATCAGTTATTTCGGAAAATGTTTTAAAGAAAAAACAGGATTTTCCCCCAGGGATTACAGAAATCAGAAATATCAGCCAGATGATAGCTTTGTTGGAAAATGA
- a CDS encoding methylated-DNA--[protein]-cysteine S-methyltransferase: MTYIYHYNSPLGGITVSSNGSEITGLWFDGQKYFGDTLPERCEEKALHVFEDAKRWLDIYFSGKAPDFTPPLSMETTLFRKAVWEIMITIPYGQTMTYGEIADKIAEQKGLENMSAQAVGGAVGHNSISLIIPCHRVVGASGSLTGYAGGIEKKVQLLKMEKADMSAFFVPKKGTAL, encoded by the coding sequence ATGACTTATATTTATCATTACAATTCTCCTTTGGGGGGCATTACAGTTTCAAGCAACGGGTCGGAGATTACAGGACTGTGGTTTGACGGTCAAAAGTATTTTGGCGATACACTTCCGGAAAGGTGTGAAGAAAAGGCCCTGCACGTTTTTGAAGATGCGAAACGCTGGCTTGACATTTATTTCAGTGGTAAAGCGCCCGATTTCACGCCACCTTTGTCAATGGAAACAACTTTATTCCGTAAAGCCGTCTGGGAAATCATGATTACAATACCCTATGGACAGACGATGACCTACGGTGAGATTGCAGACAAAATTGCAGAACAAAAGGGTCTTGAAAACATGTCGGCTCAGGCGGTGGGCGGTGCGGTAGGGCACAATTCCATATCTCTGATCATCCCCTGCCACAGAGTCGTCGGAGCAAGCGGAAGTCTGACCGGCTACGCGGGAGGAATTGAGAAAAAGGTACAGTTACTTAAGATGGAAAAAGCGGATATGTCTGCTTTTTTTGTACCGAAAAAAGGAACGGCATTGTAG
- a CDS encoding 5-deoxy-glucuronate isomerase: MYISKDPVRGYNEYINLAEGEGKKAMMDVALLLMDAGDTYTFAETEKEMAWIMFEGRAKVEFDGRTVEMDRPNPFDYNPYCLHLCAGDTCTITAYDSSVFYVQKTLNDRKFDAKMYLPEDTHTWARGANGELQGTIRRNVRTCFDYENAPYSNMVLGEVVNLPGRWSSYPPHWHPQPEVYLFRFDKPQGYGAGWVNDEVVELGHNGLAVITEKSHPMVACPGYAMCYAWGIRHFDDNPWEKTRIDDKEHEWTLDPDAKIWGDSL; the protein is encoded by the coding sequence ATGTATATTTCAAAAGATCCGGTCCGCGGTTATAACGAATACATTAACCTGGCGGAGGGCGAGGGAAAAAAAGCAATGATGGACGTGGCACTTTTATTAATGGACGCAGGCGATACATACACATTTGCTGAGACAGAAAAGGAAATGGCCTGGATCATGTTCGAGGGGAGAGCTAAGGTTGAATTTGACGGCAGGACTGTTGAGATGGACCGTCCGAATCCTTTCGATTATAACCCGTACTGCCTTCATCTCTGCGCAGGGGACACCTGCACGATCACGGCATATGACAGTTCTGTTTTCTATGTACAAAAAACTCTGAATGACCGCAAATTCGATGCCAAAATGTATCTGCCGGAGGATACCCACACATGGGCGCGCGGAGCCAATGGAGAGCTGCAGGGCACAATCAGAAGAAACGTAAGAACATGCTTTGACTATGAAAACGCACCGTACTCGAACATGGTGCTGGGTGAAGTTGTCAATCTTCCGGGACGCTGGTCGAGCTATCCGCCGCACTGGCATCCACAGCCGGAAGTTTATCTCTTCCGTTTTGATAAACCACAGGGCTATGGAGCAGGCTGGGTAAACGATGAAGTGGTTGAACTTGGCCACAACGGTCTCGCCGTTATCACAGAAAAATCCCATCCGATGGTTGCCTGCCCGGGTTACGCCATGTGCTACGCATGGGGCATCCGGCACTTCGATGACAATCCGTGGGAGAAGACACGTATCGACGACAAAGAACACGAGTGGACGCTCGACCCGGATGCAAAGATCTGGGGAGACTCACTATAA
- a CDS encoding response regulator: MIKVLIADDEKDIVDLIAYLIKDLDVEIVGLASNGLEAYRIILEKNPDVVISDIRMPGMTGLKLIEKVKQSERKTEFIIISGYRDFEYAKTALQYGVQDYLLKPIKEEELALLLNRLNRKKHINDEKEQADQDRQQRFVEQISRIRRDYLRKILYEAEIDENDRILTGENDPLHPVEDCIYSVVTIKLDYIEHENVDFSAYVSVLENMCEKYTTKIKSDSFDAEYFYEGTKGHIAFNYKPDVHLPMDKKKKYLTELLREDNEKYEFFNVTLGIGLQVRSRENLHDSFISAQAAIDNRIELGSGGIIDASKLTQGQLNYQVTVPQQIEMRVRKGLFELNKEEVFSCLDEVLRSYYYGKETAVQTIYKFSERWIELLEDAVLGNKLLDKTDLPPKEVWGMRINSCTSMQACKGYLTDYMMKIMELCNDMQKSHEARPIREVKEYIEKNYDKGISLDDIGKMVCLIRFI, translated from the coding sequence ATGATAAAAGTACTGATTGCAGATGATGAGAAGGATATCGTCGATTTAATTGCCTACTTGATCAAAGATCTGGATGTGGAAATTGTAGGCCTGGCCTCAAATGGTCTGGAGGCTTACCGGATCATCCTTGAGAAGAATCCGGATGTTGTGATTTCGGATATCCGGATGCCCGGTATGACGGGGCTGAAACTGATTGAAAAAGTTAAACAGTCTGAGAGAAAAACAGAGTTTATTATCATAAGCGGGTATCGCGATTTTGAGTATGCAAAGACAGCCCTGCAGTATGGTGTGCAGGATTATCTGTTAAAACCGATCAAAGAAGAGGAACTGGCACTGCTACTGAACCGGCTGAATCGCAAGAAACATATCAATGATGAAAAGGAGCAGGCTGACCAGGACAGGCAGCAAAGATTTGTTGAGCAGATTTCCAGAATCCGCAGAGATTATTTAAGAAAAATCCTGTATGAAGCAGAGATCGATGAAAATGACCGTATCCTGACAGGAGAAAATGATCCGCTGCATCCCGTGGAAGACTGTATTTACAGCGTTGTTACCATCAAGCTGGACTACATTGAGCATGAAAACGTGGATTTCTCAGCGTATGTTTCCGTGCTGGAAAATATGTGTGAAAAATACACGACGAAAATAAAGAGTGACAGTTTCGATGCGGAATATTTTTATGAAGGCACGAAAGGACATATTGCTTTTAACTATAAACCGGATGTACATCTGCCGATGGATAAGAAGAAAAAATACCTGACGGAGCTCTTAAGGGAGGACAATGAAAAGTATGAATTCTTTAATGTAACACTGGGGATTGGACTGCAGGTAAGGAGCCGTGAGAATCTCCACGATTCATTTATCAGCGCGCAGGCGGCCATTGATAACCGGATTGAGCTCGGCAGCGGGGGTATCATTGATGCTTCAAAACTGACGCAGGGACAACTGAATTATCAGGTTACGGTACCGCAGCAGATAGAGATGCGCGTCAGGAAAGGCTTATTTGAGTTAAACAAAGAGGAAGTTTTCAGCTGTCTTGATGAGGTTTTGCGAAGTTATTATTATGGGAAAGAAACGGCGGTTCAGACGATCTATAAGTTTTCCGAGAGGTGGATTGAATTGCTGGAAGATGCAGTGCTTGGCAATAAGCTTTTGGATAAAACAGATCTTCCCCCAAAAGAGGTATGGGGAATGCGAATTAACAGCTGCACTTCGATGCAGGCCTGTAAAGGCTATCTGACGGATTATATGATGAAGATTATGGAACTCTGTAATGACATGCAGAAAAGTCATGAGGCAAGGCCGATCAGGGAAGTAAAGGAATATATTGAAAAAAACTATGATAAAGGAATCTCACTGGATGATATTGGAAAAATGGTATGCCTGATCCGGTTTATCTGA
- a CDS encoding helix-turn-helix transcriptional regulator, whose translation MPDPVYLSTLFKNQTGMNITNYLIRVRMEAAKKLLRETHMSVSTVADRVGYTDTRYFSKIFTKHVGVKPMEYRKFESR comes from the coding sequence ATGCCTGATCCGGTTTATCTGAGTACACTGTTTAAGAATCAGACAGGAATGAATATTACGAATTATCTGATCAGGGTGCGTATGGAAGCCGCAAAGAAGCTGTTAAGAGAAACGCATATGAGTGTGAGCACTGTTGCTGACAGGGTTGGATACACAGATACCAGGTATTTCAGCAAAATATTCACAAAACATGTTGGTGTAAAACCCATGGAGTACCGGAAATTCGAGAGCAGATAG
- a CDS encoding sensor histidine kinase yields MKAEDKLPLKIKDITAAVIAVLLLGAQVCVTVMCMHEQILGDMGFYYLISSLGIIGVFAYMVRKWVIPVIKMNRILSYAKESEDIEVLIHELDKPTETEYPDRLFSGITELINREQKAQILSTEATIHALQSQINPHFLYNTLETIRSKAILQGNEEIAKMNEALATLFRYNISRPGEMATLADEMENVESYLVIQQYRFRDKFKVVKLLDETDGYLMSYMMPILTIQPIVENAIHHGLENKVGQGEIMIRVFTTQDRLIIIISDDGVGIPEDQLRDMREKLDATNGMPDMAVKQKKPHKAGIALQNVHQRIKFYYGEEYGLEITSTEGCGTTAEIHLPKIYDFKEGI; encoded by the coding sequence ATGAAAGCTGAAGATAAGTTGCCGTTAAAAATAAAAGATATCACAGCAGCAGTGATTGCTGTTCTGCTGCTGGGAGCGCAGGTCTGCGTTACTGTGATGTGCATGCACGAACAGATATTAGGTGATATGGGATTTTATTATCTTATATCCAGTCTGGGGATTATCGGTGTTTTTGCTTATATGGTAAGAAAATGGGTCATACCGGTAATTAAAATGAACCGTATTCTAAGCTACGCAAAAGAAAGCGAGGATATAGAGGTGCTTATCCATGAACTTGATAAGCCGACTGAAACAGAATATCCGGACCGTCTATTTTCCGGGATCACAGAGCTGATCAACCGGGAACAGAAAGCACAGATATTGTCTACGGAAGCGACGATCCATGCACTGCAGAGTCAGATTAATCCACATTTTCTTTACAACACGCTGGAAACGATAAGAAGCAAGGCGATCCTTCAGGGAAATGAAGAGATTGCAAAAATGAATGAAGCGCTTGCCACGCTGTTTCGTTACAACATCAGCAGACCCGGGGAGATGGCGACGCTGGCAGATGAAATGGAAAATGTAGAGAGCTATCTGGTCATACAGCAGTACCGTTTTCGCGATAAGTTTAAGGTCGTGAAATTACTTGATGAGACAGACGGCTATCTGATGTCCTATATGATGCCGATTCTGACAATACAGCCAATTGTGGAAAATGCCATACATCACGGGCTGGAAAATAAAGTAGGGCAGGGGGAGATTATGATTCGAGTATTTACTACACAGGACCGCCTGATCATTATCATCAGTGATGACGGCGTAGGTATACCCGAAGATCAGCTGAGGGATATGAGAGAAAAACTGGATGCCACGAATGGAATGCCCGACATGGCAGTGAAACAGAAAAAGCCTCATAAAGCCGGAATTGCACTTCAGAATGTTCATCAGCGTATCAAATTTTACTATGGCGAAGAGTACGGCCTGGAGATCACCAGCACGGAAGGGTGTGGGACTACGGCGGAGATACATCTTCCGAAGATATATGACTTTAAGGAGGGAATCTGA
- a CDS encoding ATP-binding cassette domain-containing protein: MYEILRADRLCIHSPAENHIHNLSFSIFKGEVLGVLGLGGAGRSSLARMLAGLERIYSGAMWVDGKRTVFNSIREGQRSGIYLIQYESKLIPGQNIAENFTILHKQHRKLVLNHQNVLLQLNEISLEYGIQAEPERRVEDLSLYQKHMLELAVAAYSGAKIIVLNQVDASYSENEYLDYENKIRMMQRKGISFFMIHTDIIRAQSLSDRIMVMRKGEKAGIFYSDQVKPKYLHKILTGVEKFEQEHKESFIQPEVVLEAMHLKVPEIAEDITFRINKGEVIGFIDEKYSTYEKILLLIKGEYGLAGGKLYLNNTEVAPFRRLEIARRGIRYIDRDSSLDNVFLDLTVEENLQLEMYKVYKNKGIGINKRLCQYAMKRKTGLFLSRRKLKTEVSKLDRNERTMIALNRWKLADTALLLLNSPAMSADVVLRKHIWNYVTQMRQEGIPIIYSSSNTEEMFAVCDCVYMVKEGVIIKCLRGMPSERYE, translated from the coding sequence ATGTACGAAATCCTTCGCGCAGACAGGCTGTGCATTCATTCTCCCGCCGAAAACCATATACATAATCTTTCTTTCAGCATCTTTAAGGGGGAAGTACTGGGCGTGCTGGGACTTGGAGGGGCGGGAAGGTCTTCGCTGGCCCGTATGCTTGCCGGTCTGGAACGCATATACAGCGGCGCAATGTGGGTGGATGGGAAAAGGACGGTATTCAACTCAATCCGTGAGGGGCAGAGAAGCGGAATCTATCTGATCCAGTATGAGAGTAAGCTGATTCCCGGACAGAACATTGCTGAGAACTTTACAATACTGCATAAACAGCATAGAAAACTGGTTCTGAATCATCAGAATGTTCTGCTGCAGTTAAACGAAATATCGCTTGAATATGGTATTCAGGCAGAACCTGAACGCCGGGTTGAAGATCTGAGTCTTTATCAGAAACATATGCTGGAGCTGGCGGTCGCTGCGTACTCAGGCGCCAAAATTATAGTTTTAAATCAGGTGGATGCTTCATATTCAGAGAACGAATACCTTGATTATGAAAATAAAATCCGTATGATGCAGAGAAAGGGAATCAGTTTTTTTATGATCCATACAGATATAATCCGGGCACAGTCTCTGAGTGACCGTATTATGGTGATGAGAAAGGGAGAAAAGGCGGGGATATTTTATTCGGACCAGGTAAAACCCAAATACCTCCATAAGATACTGACCGGAGTGGAAAAGTTCGAGCAGGAACATAAGGAAAGTTTCATACAGCCGGAGGTTGTACTTGAGGCGATGCATTTAAAAGTTCCGGAAATCGCAGAGGATATTACATTTCGTATTAACAAAGGTGAGGTGATCGGATTTATAGACGAAAAATATTCCACTTATGAAAAAATACTGTTGTTAATAAAAGGCGAGTACGGTCTGGCAGGGGGAAAGCTGTATTTAAACAATACAGAAGTAGCGCCGTTTCGCAGACTGGAGATTGCAAGACGGGGTATCCGGTATATAGACAGAGACAGTTCTCTGGACAATGTTTTTTTAGATCTGACCGTCGAGGAAAACCTGCAGCTGGAAATGTATAAAGTTTATAAGAATAAAGGTATCGGAATCAATAAGCGCCTGTGCCAGTACGCAATGAAAAGGAAAACCGGGTTATTCTTAAGCAGGCGTAAACTAAAGACGGAAGTCAGTAAACTGGACCGCAATGAACGCACCATGATCGCCTTGAATCGATGGAAATTGGCAGACACGGCATTACTTTTGCTGAACTCCCCTGCCATGTCTGCCGACGTGGTCCTCAGAAAACATATCTGGAATTACGTGACTCAGATGCGCCAGGAGGGAATACCCATTATTTACAGCTCCTCCAATACGGAAGAGATGTTTGCCGTGTGTGACTGTGTATACATGGTTAAAGAGGGAGTGATAATAAAATGTCTGAGGGGGATGCCGAGTGAAAGATACGAGTAG
- a CDS encoding ABC transporter permease, which yields MKDTSRIYGFMKNNMNLIIFIVIFLTFALNSRYSFSVKNIMNILTQNSYIITVTMGMAVLMISGSVDISVGSQISLIGIVCARMLTLDGMPVVLVVVTALLLGILLNLINISLSIFLKLPLIIVSIGTMTLYQGIVDLTGTSRAILIYNDAFRYIGRGYLGPVSVQFILACAVFVTAFLLLHKTYPGRYMYAVGSNNTAAELSGINVTVIKAMASVFYGISIGSATLIHISRMGSAQTGMGNGIEITAVTAALLGGISVKGGTGRVSQVFLSTLSLSWLSYMILMTSSGVHYRNIVSGFLLIMAFGYDLCRNRKRQPTLK from the coding sequence GTGAAAGATACGAGTAGAATCTATGGTTTTATGAAAAACAACATGAATCTGATCATTTTTATTGTCATATTCCTGACCTTTGCCCTGAATTCCAGATATTCATTTTCAGTTAAAAATATTATGAATATTCTGACACAGAACTCATATATCATCACAGTGACTATGGGAATGGCAGTGCTGATGATCTCCGGTTCTGTCGATATCTCTGTCGGTTCCCAGATATCCCTGATCGGGATCGTGTGTGCAAGAATGCTGACTCTGGATGGAATGCCGGTTGTCCTGGTCGTTGTAACAGCGCTGCTGCTGGGCATCCTTCTTAACCTGATCAATATCTCCCTGTCAATCTTTTTGAAACTGCCATTGATTATCGTAAGTATAGGGACGATGACGTTATACCAGGGAATTGTAGACCTGACAGGAACCTCGAGGGCAATCCTGATATACAATGATGCATTCCGCTATATCGGGAGGGGGTACCTGGGACCGGTTTCCGTCCAGTTTATACTGGCATGTGCGGTATTTGTGACAGCATTTCTTCTTCTGCACAAAACGTATCCCGGAAGATATATGTATGCCGTGGGGAGTAATAATACCGCTGCCGAATTGTCCGGGATCAATGTAACGGTCATTAAAGCCATGGCTTCTGTATTTTATGGGATTTCTATCGGAAGTGCCACTTTGATTCATATATCCAGGATGGGCTCTGCCCAGACAGGGATGGGAAACGGAATAGAAATCACGGCGGTCACGGCGGCCTTGCTGGGCGGAATCAGTGTAAAAGGCGGGACGGGGAGGGTTTCACAAGTGTTTCTCAGTACACTGTCGTTGTCGTGGCTGTCGTATATGATTCTGATGACTTCTTCGGGCGTACATTACAGAAATATCGTCAGTGGTTTCCTGCTGATTATGGCATTTGGTTATGATCTCTGCAGAAACAGGAAAAGACAGCCTACCCTAAAGTGA
- a CDS encoding zinc-binding dehydrogenase has protein sequence MRTVDACYIVSEKQTDIRKVELDAPGLGELQIEVKACGICAWDSYLFLGRDMTEPFPFRFGHEAVGVVAAVGEGVTGFKAGDQVFCIEGGPELAQMINISSEKAAHLPLIEEKDFPYYVCEPAACVISGINCIDVHPGDDVAVIGCGYMGLLNVQAFRRSLIGRLICFDIDPKKLEIARECGADECYLSDSPEGKAAIEDMIKKGGIDLVVECSGSQPGLQLACDLVRTCGTISNFAWHRGERTINCTPWHLRGIEIVNTSDARDPHFPLQAAKTANLVKAGVFDQRKLVTHIMDYHKIQDMLMIAHNHTDDYIKGVITF, from the coding sequence ATGAGGACAGTGGATGCATGTTATATCGTTTCGGAAAAGCAGACAGACATCAGAAAAGTAGAGTTGGATGCCCCCGGGCTTGGCGAACTGCAGATTGAAGTTAAGGCCTGCGGTATCTGTGCCTGGGATTCATATTTATTTCTAGGCAGAGATATGACAGAGCCGTTCCCTTTTCGGTTCGGACATGAGGCCGTGGGCGTGGTTGCAGCGGTCGGTGAGGGAGTTACGGGATTTAAGGCAGGCGACCAGGTTTTTTGCATTGAAGGCGGACCTGAACTTGCCCAGATGATTAATATCTCTTCAGAAAAAGCGGCACATCTGCCTCTGATTGAAGAGAAAGATTTCCCGTATTATGTCTGTGAACCTGCAGCGTGTGTCATCAGCGGAATCAACTGCATTGATGTTCATCCCGGGGACGATGTGGCGGTGATCGGCTGCGGCTATATGGGGCTCCTGAACGTACAGGCATTCAGGCGGAGCCTGATTGGAAGGCTGATTTGTTTTGATATTGATCCGAAGAAACTGGAGATTGCCCGGGAATGCGGAGCGGATGAATGTTATCTGTCAGATTCCCCTGAGGGCAAGGCGGCTATAGAAGACATGATAAAGAAGGGCGGCATTGATCTCGTGGTGGAATGTTCCGGTTCACAGCCCGGTCTGCAGCTGGCCTGCGATCTGGTCAGAACATGCGGCACGATCTCAAATTTTGCGTGGCATCGCGGAGAACGCACAATCAACTGTACGCCGTGGCATCTGCGCGGGATAGAAATTGTTAATACTTCGGATGCGAGAGACCCGCATTTTCCTCTTCAGGCGGCAAAAACCGCAAACCTCGTAAAAGCCGGTGTCTTCGATCAGCGAAAACTGGTCACACATATTATGGATTACCATAAAATTCAGGATATGCTGATGATCGCACATAATCATACAGATGACTATATTAAGGGCGTCATCACATTCTAA
- a CDS encoding Gfo/Idh/MocA family oxidoreductase, which yields MERTGVGIIGCGNVSDIYIRNLTTLFPQTDIIACASRHRKSAREAARRYGILACSVDELLQNPEIQLILNLTTPDAHYEITRRALLAGKHVYSEKPICLETEQAKELQLLAEKQGVRLGCAPDTVLGGAVQTSRQLLDSGIIGKPLSAHVFFGWHGPEHEHPNPEFLYQYGAGPVFDYGPYYFTALVTLFGPADSVTAMAGKGFERRTCTCPGPHVNESFEVGTPTHVTGVLKFQSGVLVTVTISFDIWGHGHPFIEIYGTEGTLRAPDPDGFGGEIEVLKAGEENFNKVPVNFAYTENNRGIGLAEMAQSIEQNKPHRAADTVAVHVLEIMHAFLDSSTLKRTVTLTTTCERPAPMERRGL from the coding sequence ATGGAACGGACTGGTGTAGGCATTATAGGGTGCGGCAATGTCAGTGATATTTATATCAGAAACTTAACGACACTGTTTCCCCAGACGGATATTATAGCGTGTGCATCGCGTCATAGGAAGAGTGCACGGGAAGCTGCCAGGCGGTATGGCATTCTGGCCTGCTCTGTGGATGAACTGCTGCAAAACCCGGAGATTCAGCTGATTTTAAATCTGACAACTCCGGATGCACATTATGAGATCACCCGGAGGGCGCTTCTCGCAGGCAAACATGTTTACTCGGAGAAACCGATCTGCCTGGAGACTGAGCAGGCAAAGGAACTGCAATTGCTCGCCGAAAAGCAGGGGGTCCGTCTGGGATGTGCACCTGACACGGTACTGGGCGGCGCTGTGCAGACCAGCAGGCAGCTCCTGGACAGCGGAATCATCGGGAAACCACTCTCAGCTCATGTGTTTTTCGGATGGCACGGTCCGGAGCATGAGCATCCGAATCCCGAATTTCTTTACCAGTATGGAGCAGGACCGGTCTTCGATTACGGGCCATACTATTTTACGGCACTTGTCACTCTGTTTGGACCGGCTGATTCGGTTACTGCAATGGCTGGAAAGGGATTTGAGAGGCGGACCTGTACCTGTCCGGGGCCGCATGTTAATGAGTCCTTTGAAGTAGGCACACCCACACATGTGACCGGTGTGTTGAAATTTCAGAGTGGAGTTCTTGTGACTGTGACAATCAGCTTTGACATATGGGGACACGGACATCCGTTCATCGAGATTTACGGCACGGAAGGGACACTGCGGGCGCCGGACCCGGACGGGTTCGGCGGCGAGATTGAGGTGCTGAAGGCGGGAGAGGAGAATTTTAACAAAGTACCCGTAAACTTTGCTTATACTGAGAACAACCGCGGAATCGGTCTGGCAGAGATGGCACAGAGCATAGAGCAGAATAAACCACATCGCGCCGCGGATACGGTTGCGGTTCATGTATTGGAGATCATGCACGCTTTCCTGGACAGCAGTACGCTGAAAAGAACCGTAACACTTACAACGACGTGTGAGCGCCCGGCACCGATGGAGAGGAGAGGATTATGA
- a CDS encoding SDR family NAD(P)-dependent oxidoreductase, translating to MKENKRIALVTGAGGGIGQAVAVELARGGDHVIVVCRSRSGAEKTLGLIKASDQTGDFISCDVGDATQVDAMMEKIIRDYGRLDVLVNNAGISNTHTMDEINMDEWDRMMDVNLKGPFLLCRDAFGLMKSRGYGRIVNISSIAGERGALYSGIHYAASKGGLLALTKSFALRGAAHGITVNAVSPGTVDTPMSREEGIPSDNIPLGRAASPEEVAHAVCFLACDRASYLTGVTLDVNGGQLMR from the coding sequence ATGAAAGAAAACAAGAGGATCGCGCTGGTGACAGGGGCGGGAGGGGGCATCGGACAGGCTGTTGCGGTTGAACTCGCCCGGGGGGGAGATCATGTCATCGTGGTCTGCCGGTCACGTTCAGGTGCTGAAAAGACTCTCGGGTTGATTAAGGCGTCTGATCAAACGGGAGATTTTATCAGCTGTGATGTCGGGGACGCCACGCAGGTAGATGCCATGATGGAGAAGATCATACGAGATTATGGCCGGCTGGATGTGCTGGTCAACAATGCAGGGATCTCAAATACCCATACGATGGATGAGATAAATATGGATGAATGGGATCGGATGATGGATGTTAATCTGAAAGGCCCGTTTTTATTGTGCCGTGATGCATTCGGGCTTATGAAAAGCAGGGGATATGGCCGTATTGTCAATATCTCTTCGATAGCGGGGGAGCGCGGTGCGCTGTACTCCGGCATTCACTATGCGGCATCGAAAGGCGGACTGCTGGCGCTGACCAAATCATTTGCTCTGCGGGGCGCTGCACATGGTATTACCGTCAATGCTGTTTCGCCCGGAACGGTAGACACACCCATGTCACGTGAAGAGGGGATACCATCAGACAATATTCCGCTGGGACGTGCCGCTTCTCCAGAGGAAGTTGCCCATGCAGTCTGCTTTCTCGCCTGCGACAGAGCCTCCTATCTGACAGGAGTGACACTGGATGTCAACGGCGGACAGCTCATGAGATAA